In Erigeron canadensis isolate Cc75 chromosome 6, C_canadensis_v1, whole genome shotgun sequence, the following are encoded in one genomic region:
- the LOC122604300 gene encoding uncharacterized protein LOC122604300 produces MPDFVEPIREPARQSTFEFDLNKEPNIDLNEFLYEFQGPHMLDLNKAPLKCGSNLIDDIPQVFHPYITNIQNVFGDGNCGYRALAVGLGLNEDNFYEYIRQQMREELQNRYDLYSRIFIIDINSMYQDLCFFGSPCPPEHWMKMPETGVLIANKLGVIVHSLDKRGSTTIFPFWCGLENVQHHRVLTIALVNGESHFVMVEL; encoded by the coding sequence ATGCCCGATTTTGTTGAGCCGATTAGGGAGCCTGCCAGACAAAGTACATTTGAATTTGACTTGAACAAGGAGCCAAATATAGATTTGAACGAGTTCCTATATGAGTTTCAGGGTCCACACATGTTGGACTTAAATAAAGCGCCACTGAAGTGTGGTTCAAATTTAATAGACGATATTCCACAAGTATTTCATCCATACATTACGAATATACAAAATGTTTTCGGTGATGGAAACTGTGGATATCGAGCATTAGCTGTTGGTCTTGGACTTAATGAAGACAATTTTTATGAGTACATTCGGCAACAAATGAGAGAAGAGTTGCAAAATCGATATGATTTATACTCGAGGATTTTCATTATCGATATAAATTCAATGTATCAAGACCTGTGTTTCTTTGGTTCCCCCTGTCCACCGGAACATTGGATGAAAATGCCCGAGACAGGTGTTTTAATTGCTAATAAGCTTGGTGTGATCGTCCATTCTTTAGACAAGAGAGGCAGTACGACGATTTTTCCGTTTTGGTGTGGTCTGGAAAATGTTCAACATCACAGAGTTCTTACAATTGCCCTTGTAAATGGAGAATCACATTTTGTCATGGTGGAGTTATAA